The following coding sequences are from one Leptolyngbya sp. NIES-3755 window:
- a CDS encoding hypothetical protein (hypothetical protein Npun_R4248;~similar to AA sequence:cyanobase_aa:LBDG_54320) — protein MQTFRSLWIQGASRTGKTARLIAQACEWLRAKKSGILVLAAIGDNRLEFSDRLTDATQGKFPFRATTPLGFFEDEVTLFWSLLVQHLDLKAQFPVRLRPENEQELATKLWRVELDSAIAESGIPEARLVRRVLDLMQLGALGGVAVDEIPAMLNQGLPQLEGEFSELPLSPETIGEMMQRWRSWCLRRGLLTYSLITDLYGRYLLHDPTYQQHLIERYQAVIADDVDEYPAIVRQLFEFLIDRQVRCAFAFNPDGAVRLGLGADPEYLMAIRDRCSVIELSDRTNSCLMDELGESILDLVTDPVFFASLPDSIQTIQTMTQAQLIRQTAEIIIKGVQSGTVEPRDVALIGPGIDPISRYAFREILMRQNIPVEFLNDQRPLASSPIVRSLLTLLTLIYPGLGRSTNRDTIAEMLVILSQKSESPVNYAIDPVRAGLLADHCFEPHPEQPRLLPANTFPRWDRLGYQASEAYENLVRWIELQRSQLETRMIASPVVMLDRAIQRFFLGGSHLPFDQLAGLRELMETAQHYWEVDDRLRRSDLSDAPQSLTVRNFIQLLRSGTVTANPFPVRLVQPNSVTLATVFQYRSVRRSHRWQFWLDAGSSRWLSGVDSLFAAPLFLQDWSGQVWDVEDTQRMNEQRLRRILLDLLGRTEERLFLCYSDLSTSGQEQTGILTSLVNAAIPVS, from the coding sequence ATGCAAACATTTCGATCACTTTGGATTCAAGGCGCATCGAGAACGGGGAAAACAGCGCGTCTGATTGCTCAGGCGTGTGAGTGGCTACGGGCGAAAAAATCTGGAATTCTGGTACTGGCAGCGATCGGAGATAATCGACTGGAGTTCAGCGATCGATTAACCGATGCAACTCAAGGAAAATTCCCGTTCCGCGCTACAACGCCGCTCGGATTTTTTGAGGATGAAGTGACGCTGTTTTGGTCACTGTTGGTTCAACATCTGGATCTGAAGGCTCAGTTTCCGGTGAGATTGCGCCCTGAAAATGAGCAGGAACTAGCGACGAAATTATGGCGTGTGGAGTTGGATAGCGCGATTGCAGAGTCCGGAATTCCCGAAGCGCGATTAGTCCGTCGAGTATTGGATTTGATGCAGCTTGGCGCTCTGGGCGGTGTTGCGGTTGATGAAATTCCTGCGATGCTAAATCAGGGATTGCCTCAGTTAGAGGGAGAATTTTCTGAACTGCCTTTGTCGCCTGAAACGATCGGGGAAATGATGCAGCGTTGGCGATCGTGGTGTTTGCGACGTGGATTATTGACGTACAGTTTGATTACCGATTTGTACGGGCGTTATCTTTTACATGATCCAACGTATCAACAGCATTTAATCGAACGATATCAAGCGGTGATTGCGGATGATGTTGATGAGTATCCCGCGATCGTGCGTCAATTGTTTGAGTTTTTGATTGATCGACAAGTTCGCTGCGCGTTCGCGTTTAATCCAGATGGAGCGGTGAGATTGGGATTGGGAGCCGATCCAGAGTATTTAATGGCTATACGCGATCGCTGTTCGGTGATCGAATTAAGCGATCGAACAAATTCCTGTTTAATGGACGAACTTGGAGAATCAATCTTAGATTTAGTCACCGATCCTGTATTTTTTGCCAGCTTGCCTGATTCGATTCAAACAATTCAAACGATGACTCAGGCGCAGTTGATTCGCCAAACCGCAGAAATCATTATCAAAGGGGTACAGTCGGGAACGGTTGAGCCGCGTGATGTTGCCCTAATTGGTCCTGGGATCGATCCGATTTCTCGATATGCGTTTCGGGAGATTTTGATGCGCCAGAATATTCCAGTCGAGTTTCTGAATGATCAGCGTCCGCTTGCGAGTAGTCCGATCGTGCGATCATTATTAACACTTCTAACTTTGATTTATCCCGGACTTGGACGATCGACGAATCGAGATACGATCGCAGAAATGCTTGTGATTCTCAGTCAAAAATCGGAATCGCCTGTTAATTATGCGATCGATCCGGTTCGAGCAGGATTACTGGCTGATCATTGTTTCGAGCCGCATCCAGAGCAACCCCGTTTACTGCCTGCAAATACCTTTCCACGCTGGGATCGATTGGGATATCAAGCTTCGGAAGCGTATGAAAATCTAGTGCGATGGATTGAATTACAGCGATCGCAGTTAGAAACACGAATGATTGCGAGTCCGGTTGTGATGCTCGATCGAGCGATTCAGCGATTCTTTCTCGGTGGCAGTCATCTTCCGTTTGATCAACTTGCAGGACTGCGGGAATTGATGGAAACGGCTCAACATTATTGGGAAGTAGACGATCGACTCCGACGCAGTGATCTAAGTGATGCACCTCAATCTTTGACAGTGCGAAATTTTATTCAATTGCTGAGAAGTGGAACTGTGACCGCGAATCCGTTTCCGGTGCGATTGGTTCAGCCGAATTCGGTCACATTGGCGACGGTGTTTCAGTACAGGTCGGTACGTCGATCGCATCGTTGGCAATTCTGGCTAGATGCGGGTTCGTCTCGTTGGCTCAGTGGAGTCGATTCGCTGTTTGCGGCTCCGTTATTTCTCCAAGACTGGTCAGGACAGGTTTGGGATGTGGAAGACACACAGCGAATGAACGAACAGCGATTAAGACGAATTCTGCTCGATTTGTTGGGACGCACAGAAGAGCGATTGTTCTTGTGTTACAGCGATCTTTCGACCAGCGGACAGGAGCAAACGGGAATCTTGACTTCGCTTGTTAATGCGGCGATTCCGGTGAGTTAG
- a CDS encoding hypothetical protein (hypothetical protein L8106_30345;~similar to AA sequence:cyanobase_aa:LBDG_41360), producing the protein MKCETLEKYRVFPLLVVFMLAEVLFVLGLGVLAIAYSFRHSAFGIWAIVLIGLSYWSGWTHSLTERNLSLIDSVSLQMPIVAAILFLPLAYRCRSQKLFVMSAIAVCSSLLSNLGAILTKGSVLPFLLLMLPAALLWSYNDTIWTFGQQRKLFQPIARRLAVIYLAGLFYWFSFYAAWISSGWYSRLLKWRSLLSVGMIAAVAIGQWIYLVIQAREWKSAMIGSMLVMSSIVHFWHLRVEAIPVFAAIVFNALLGVLAIVAIQKGLKTRERRAFWLGAIALSWQILSRLLEYDPSSILRVLMIAGLGGSAIAAGLWFEFRDRAPLANSPESPH; encoded by the coding sequence ATGAAATGTGAGACGCTGGAAAAATACCGTGTTTTCCCGCTTCTTGTAGTGTTCATGTTGGCTGAAGTTCTGTTTGTTCTGGGGCTTGGAGTTTTAGCGATCGCATATTCCTTTCGCCATTCTGCATTTGGAATTTGGGCGATCGTACTGATTGGACTAAGCTACTGGAGCGGTTGGACTCACAGTTTAACGGAACGAAATTTATCGCTGATTGATTCGGTTTCGCTGCAAATGCCGATCGTCGCTGCGATTCTTTTTCTCCCATTGGCTTATCGATGTCGATCGCAAAAATTATTTGTGATGAGCGCGATCGCAGTCTGTTCATCGCTGCTCAGTAACTTGGGTGCAATTCTCACCAAAGGAAGTGTTTTACCATTTCTTTTGTTGATGCTTCCGGCTGCGTTGCTTTGGTCATACAACGATACGATTTGGACGTTCGGACAACAGCGGAAATTATTTCAACCGATCGCTCGTCGGTTAGCAGTGATTTATCTAGCTGGATTGTTCTATTGGTTCTCGTTTTATGCGGCTTGGATTAGTTCTGGTTGGTATAGTCGCCTGTTGAAATGGCGATCGCTGCTAAGTGTGGGAATGATTGCGGCAGTCGCGATCGGACAATGGATTTATCTAGTGATTCAGGCGCGAGAGTGGAAAAGCGCAATGATCGGATCGATGCTGGTGATGAGTTCGATCGTGCATTTTTGGCATTTACGAGTTGAAGCGATTCCGGTGTTTGCCGCGATCGTATTCAATGCTCTGTTGGGCGTATTAGCGATCGTAGCTATACAAAAAGGCTTGAAAACTAGAGAGCGGCGGGCTTTTTGGTTGGGTGCGATCGCGTTGAGTTGGCAAATTCTGAGTCGGCTCTTGGAATATGATCCGAGTTCAATCTTGAGAGTGTTAATGATTGCAGGTTTAGGAGGAAGCGCGATCGCGGCGGGTCTTTGGTTTGAATTTCGCGATCGTGCTCCACTCGCTAACTCACCGGAATCGCCGCATTAA
- a CDS encoding hypothetical protein (similar to AA sequence:cyanobase_aa:MAE15820), with the protein MHSATNEHSTTMGKVYTTITVANRADQIRAKDGTIPPDAVRSITLENVLVNPNIIKLCLPANVIEQLGLELAREVTIQTETGTKTARIFQDVNLKIDDREGTFECLELPDASSASIGTIPLDAMGLKLDNQTLNVLPDNSAETYLTIPHLTIL; encoded by the coding sequence ATGCACTCTGCAACCAATGAGCATTCAACGACGATGGGCAAAGTATATACAACGATAACGGTAGCAAATCGTGCGGATCAGATTCGTGCGAAGGATGGAACGATTCCTCCGGATGCGGTTCGATCGATAACCCTTGAGAACGTTCTAGTCAATCCGAACATAATTAAGTTGTGCTTACCTGCGAATGTGATTGAGCAATTAGGACTAGAACTTGCACGAGAAGTGACGATCCAAACAGAAACGGGAACGAAAACTGCTCGAATCTTTCAGGATGTGAATCTTAAGATTGATGACCGAGAGGGAACGTTTGAATGCTTAGAGTTACCAGATGCAAGCAGCGCCTCAATTGGAACGATTCCTCTCGATGCAATGGGCTTGAAGCTAGATAATCAAACGCTGAATGTTTTGCCAGATAACTCAGCCGAAACTTATTTGACGATTCCTCACCTGACAATTCTTTAA
- a CDS encoding protease (similar to AA sequence:cyanobase_aa:cce_0593) — MKTKHIVLRNLNATTRDFFAGPASSEAAQSAPPSLQVAVDEIDRKDISSLNRDPDVVAIAPVMPMNLIRPVEAEAADFEPTVENIANLTAQTKSTAKLTWGVQAVGADTSPFTGEGVVVSVLDSGIDPTHPAFAGVEIVQKDFTGEGDGDKDGHGTHCAGTIFGRAVDNTRIGVAPGVKKALIGKVIGEQGGSSDQIADAILWAFENGANIISMSLGIDFPGFVQFFVGRGLPIELATSRALEGYRANIQLFQSLSGLAKARSSFAQATILVAAAGNESRRQTNKDWEIAVAPPAVSEGIISVAALGRGEKGYAIAPFSNTGANLSGPGVQVLSAKAGGGLVALNGTSMAAPHVSGVAALWAQKLMQGGRLNAMDLTARVIGNSTPEGIAAGFDPFDVGAGMVRAPQS, encoded by the coding sequence ATGAAAACGAAACACATTGTTCTGAGAAACCTCAACGCGACGACTCGCGATTTTTTTGCAGGTCCCGCCAGTTCTGAAGCGGCTCAATCCGCCCCGCCTAGCCTTCAAGTCGCAGTCGATGAGATCGATCGCAAAGACATTAGTTCCTTGAATCGCGATCCAGATGTGGTTGCGATCGCACCTGTGATGCCAATGAATCTCATTCGTCCTGTGGAAGCCGAAGCCGCAGATTTTGAACCGACCGTCGAAAATATCGCGAATCTGACCGCTCAAACAAAATCGACAGCCAAACTCACTTGGGGCGTTCAAGCGGTGGGAGCCGATACTTCACCCTTTACCGGAGAAGGCGTTGTCGTTTCCGTTCTCGATTCGGGAATTGATCCAACTCATCCTGCCTTCGCTGGTGTGGAAATCGTTCAAAAGGACTTTACAGGCGAAGGAGATGGCGACAAAGACGGACACGGAACTCACTGTGCAGGAACGATTTTTGGTCGCGCCGTGGATAATACTCGGATTGGTGTTGCACCGGGTGTGAAAAAGGCTTTGATCGGAAAAGTGATCGGGGAACAAGGTGGCTCTAGTGATCAGATTGCCGATGCCATTCTCTGGGCATTTGAGAATGGAGCTAACATCATTTCGATGTCTTTGGGCATTGATTTCCCAGGATTTGTGCAATTCTTTGTCGGACGGGGTTTACCGATCGAGCTTGCTACCTCCCGCGCTCTCGAAGGCTATCGTGCCAACATTCAACTCTTCCAGAGTTTGTCGGGACTTGCGAAAGCGCGATCGTCTTTTGCTCAAGCGACCATTCTTGTGGCAGCAGCAGGCAATGAAAGCCGTCGTCAAACGAACAAAGATTGGGAAATTGCGGTCGCGCCTCCTGCGGTTTCAGAAGGAATTATTTCAGTGGCGGCATTGGGACGGGGAGAGAAAGGATATGCGATCGCGCCTTTCTCGAATACGGGAGCGAATCTGTCTGGACCTGGTGTGCAAGTATTGTCTGCGAAAGCTGGCGGGGGTTTAGTAGCTCTGAATGGGACGAGTATGGCGGCTCCTCATGTGTCTGGTGTTGCGGCACTTTGGGCACAGAAACTTATGCAGGGCGGACGATTGAATGCGATGGACTTAACCGCTCGTGTGATTGGAAATTCGACTCCAGAAGGCATCGCTGCGGGATTCGATCCGTTTGATGTTGGGGCTGGAATGGTTCGCGCACCTCAGAGTTAA
- a CDS encoding hypothetical protein (similar to AA sequence:cyanobase_aa:LBDG_41370), whose amino-acid sequence MLSAIVLRYKQTESFGSVVRWFFAVLFAILIGWGAVPVHAASLERVPLTLELLQERLRSPIPSEGTRMVDLKRMSIDLRPENAAFRDQFYSLVQAQLQKPGVPLGLDLSNSIIEGDFTTSKLGLRAPIYDGAALSKLFTPAEQEQLKRDRRRLYRLSTLSQSLLIKPTETITPLQLTVFRAPIKLAQTRITGFADLTNTFFLNRFEAQGIQFPSGADLSQSRFSLPMNFASANFGREVQFRNTIFFAKAEFNQVQFRGEVNFQGAEFQNTANFNQSVFYQPANFTRVQWQGNADFAQTRWRDQANFSKDRFGRSLFLTDATFEKFALFRESQFNALANLRGATILDRADFSYCSFTNGAYLNVPGLRFDSDKAKILGDPGQIGRFLSVPTLQGNENLLRELVRNFRRLEQIADANQIDYLTQTLRSRQLKRLLFGTDLNTANLSKLKQIGFSDSQANAVIQRRKEQPFRNLTELLTVDQIGIATYINVRDRVIASDPLPPALNVWRKLSIAFQWISLSLLLLLSRNGTSFWLIFGIGVVTVSYFSVLFWIVDRVRRRYPKPILPTVSELISTVSFAIVLLLVGLTAVIQAADRPLITLLWLSIVVIPVPLILIGLLYRQGRYHPLLEVSYFSEEGTLRQLRILVGRLPTIPRYPLFRERYLPILWDRKWNWLNYFDFSFNNFLRFGFNDIRLRDEHLPGLISAIVWYQWILGTLYIALLLWTLSRTIPGLNLLIYFR is encoded by the coding sequence TTGCTTAGTGCGATCGTTCTTCGGTATAAACAGACAGAGAGTTTTGGGTCTGTTGTGCGCTGGTTCTTTGCTGTTTTATTTGCAATTTTGATTGGGTGGGGTGCTGTTCCCGTTCACGCAGCTTCTTTGGAACGAGTGCCTTTAACGTTGGAATTGTTGCAGGAACGATTGCGCTCTCCCATTCCGAGCGAGGGAACACGCATGGTCGATTTGAAGCGAATGTCGATCGATCTTCGTCCCGAAAATGCTGCATTTCGTGATCAGTTCTACAGTCTGGTACAGGCACAATTACAAAAACCAGGAGTGCCACTGGGTTTGGATTTGAGCAATTCGATCATCGAAGGTGACTTTACCACGAGCAAATTAGGCTTACGTGCACCCATTTATGACGGAGCAGCATTATCGAAATTGTTTACACCTGCGGAACAGGAACAGTTGAAGCGCGATCGAAGACGGTTATATCGATTAAGTACACTATCGCAATCACTATTAATCAAGCCTACAGAAACAATAACGCCGCTACAATTAACAGTATTTCGCGCACCGATCAAATTAGCACAAACGCGAATTACAGGATTTGCAGATTTAACGAATACGTTCTTTCTCAATCGATTTGAAGCGCAAGGCATTCAATTTCCATCCGGAGCAGACTTATCCCAATCGCGATTTAGTTTGCCGATGAATTTCGCCAGTGCAAATTTTGGTCGAGAAGTGCAGTTTCGCAACACAATCTTCTTTGCTAAAGCAGAATTCAATCAGGTTCAGTTTCGAGGTGAGGTGAACTTTCAAGGTGCAGAGTTTCAGAACACCGCGAACTTTAATCAATCTGTGTTCTATCAGCCTGCAAATTTTACGAGAGTTCAATGGCAAGGAAATGCTGATTTTGCTCAAACGAGATGGCGCGATCAAGCGAACTTTAGTAAGGATCGATTTGGTCGATCGCTGTTTCTCACAGATGCAACATTCGAGAAATTCGCTCTATTCCGAGAGTCCCAATTCAATGCTCTGGCAAATCTCAGAGGAGCAACAATTCTCGATCGAGCCGATTTCAGTTATTGCAGTTTCACAAACGGCGCATATCTGAATGTTCCAGGACTGAGATTCGATTCTGATAAAGCGAAAATTCTCGGTGATCCGGGACAAATTGGACGATTTCTTTCTGTTCCAACTTTGCAAGGCAATGAGAACTTATTGCGTGAATTAGTCCGAAATTTCCGACGATTAGAACAGATTGCCGATGCGAATCAGATCGACTATCTCACTCAGACTTTACGATCGCGTCAACTCAAACGCCTACTTTTCGGAACCGATCTGAACACCGCTAATCTCAGTAAATTAAAACAAATCGGATTCAGTGATTCTCAAGCGAACGCGGTTATTCAACGCCGCAAAGAGCAACCGTTTCGGAATTTAACTGAATTACTCACCGTTGACCAAATTGGCATTGCAACTTATATTAACGTTCGCGATCGTGTCATCGCCTCTGATCCATTACCGCCCGCATTGAATGTTTGGCGAAAACTCTCGATCGCATTTCAATGGATCAGTTTAAGTCTTCTCTTACTACTCAGCCGAAATGGAACCAGTTTTTGGCTAATCTTCGGAATCGGAGTTGTCACGGTTTCTTATTTCAGCGTTTTGTTCTGGATTGTCGATCGTGTTCGCCGTAGATATCCGAAACCGATTTTGCCCACCGTTTCCGAACTTATTTCGACTGTTAGTTTTGCGATCGTTCTACTTCTAGTTGGATTAACCGCAGTGATTCAAGCGGCAGATCGACCTTTGATCACTTTGCTGTGGTTATCGATCGTTGTAATCCCTGTTCCTCTAATTCTCATTGGATTGCTCTATCGTCAAGGTCGATATCATCCACTTCTAGAAGTCAGCTACTTTTCAGAAGAAGGCACATTACGACAGTTGCGAATTCTCGTCGGCAGACTTCCCACGATTCCGAGATATCCCTTATTTCGAGAGCGATACTTACCCATCTTGTGGGATCGAAAATGGAACTGGCTGAACTATTTCGACTTCAGTTTCAATAACTTCCTCCGCTTTGGATTCAACGACATTCGACTGCGCGACGAACACTTGCCCGGACTGATTTCTGCGATCGTCTGGTATCAATGGATATTAGGAACCCTGTACATTGCCCTATTATTGTGGACTCTCTCCAGGACGATCCCAGGATTGAACCTCTTGATCTACTTTAGATAG
- a CDS encoding cell envelope-related transcriptional attenuator domain family protein (similar to AA sequence:cyanobase_aa:LBDG_41380): MRVPVKSVNQQRPIKKKAQPNKPKAAQPTKAGQSPKPGQLRKKKPAKRSNKMRLLFMALSLSGIAMISATAGALLAVSLASTPLMQRQLSASEASIFGKGDRFSTRMSLQLPALTRPVNILVLGTKVLTTDVNNAPAHLKNLPYHALVNSFEGLTDTMLLLRFDPENKKVVVMSIPRDTRTYIADHGMTKINEANYYGGPALSAKSVSELLGGVGIDRYITINVQGVQALVDALGGVTVHVPKDMKYQDDSQRLYINLKAGRQELDGNKVLQLLRYRHDENGDIGRIQRQQMVMRALMEQTLNPSTVARFPSLLGVVQSHIDTNLTVEELVALTGFASQVNRSNTKMLMVPGQFSSPGEYKASYWLPNPDRIKGMMAQYFNFGTSSLESPEPGSIKVAIQDSTKQSKSVETAMSALTKAGYGNVYEGQEWSEPLSVTRIVAEWGDVASAEAIRRALGFGEVRIENTGDLQSDVTVQLGRDALQPRKPVKRSTSDPTSATPQPANKPSN, translated from the coding sequence ATGAGGGTACCTGTGAAAAGCGTCAATCAACAACGTCCAATTAAGAAGAAAGCCCAGCCCAATAAACCCAAAGCGGCACAACCGACAAAAGCGGGACAATCCCCCAAACCGGGACAACTCCGCAAGAAAAAACCCGCAAAGCGATCGAACAAGATGCGATTGCTGTTTATGGCGCTTTCTCTCAGTGGGATCGCGATGATTTCTGCCACCGCTGGCGCTCTTCTCGCAGTTTCCCTCGCCAGTACGCCTTTGATGCAGCGACAACTCTCGGCTTCTGAAGCGTCAATTTTCGGAAAGGGCGATCGCTTTTCCACCCGAATGAGTTTGCAACTCCCCGCCCTCACCCGCCCAGTCAATATTCTCGTTCTCGGTACAAAAGTCCTCACAACCGATGTCAACAATGCACCCGCTCACCTCAAGAACCTTCCCTATCATGCGTTGGTCAACTCGTTCGAGGGCTTAACCGATACGATGTTATTGCTCCGATTTGATCCGGAGAACAAAAAAGTCGTGGTGATGTCGATTCCGCGTGATACTCGTACCTACATCGCCGATCACGGCATGACCAAGATCAATGAAGCGAACTATTATGGCGGTCCTGCGCTCAGTGCCAAATCGGTGAGTGAATTGCTTGGGGGAGTCGGTATCGATCGATATATCACGATCAACGTCCAGGGCGTTCAAGCGCTCGTCGATGCCCTCGGTGGCGTAACGGTTCACGTCCCCAAAGATATGAAGTACCAGGACGATAGCCAACGTCTCTACATCAATCTCAAAGCTGGACGGCAAGAGTTAGATGGCAATAAAGTGCTACAACTCTTACGTTATCGGCATGACGAAAATGGCGACATCGGACGAATTCAGCGTCAACAGATGGTCATGCGTGCCTTAATGGAACAGACGTTGAATCCTTCCACTGTTGCTCGTTTTCCAAGCTTGTTGGGGGTTGTACAATCTCATATCGATACAAATCTCACGGTCGAAGAATTGGTCGCACTGACGGGATTTGCCTCGCAGGTGAATCGATCGAATACCAAAATGCTAATGGTTCCCGGTCAGTTTAGCTCTCCAGGCGAATATAAAGCGAGCTACTGGTTGCCGAATCCCGATCGCATTAAAGGCATGATGGCGCAGTACTTCAATTTCGGGACTTCCAGCTTAGAATCTCCTGAGCCTGGATCAATTAAAGTCGCAATTCAAGACAGCACCAAACAGTCCAAAAGTGTCGAAACCGCGATGTCTGCATTAACCAAAGCAGGCTATGGGAACGTTTACGAAGGTCAAGAATGGAGCGAACCACTCAGCGTCACTCGAATTGTGGCTGAATGGGGCGACGTGGCGAGTGCTGAAGCGATTCGACGTGCATTGGGCTTTGGCGAAGTGCGAATCGAGAATACGGGAGATCTGCAATCGGATGTCACGGTTCAACTCGGTCGAGATGCCTTACAGCCGAGAAAGCCTGTTAAGCGATCGACTTCAGATCCAACTTCAGCCACACCGCAACCCGCGAATAAACCCTCAAACTAA
- a CDS encoding ADP-ribosylglycohydrolase (similar to AA sequence:cyanobase_aa:LBDG_54180): MNTLERFRGCLLGLAIGDAVGTTVEFNAMKLLI, translated from the coding sequence ATGAATACACTAGAGCGATTTCGAGGATGTTTACTGGGACTTGCGATCGGCGATGCTGTCGGAACAACGGTTGAATTTAACGCGATGAAATTACTGATTTAG
- a CDS encoding hypothetical protein (conserved hypothetical protein;~similar to AA sequence:cyanobase_aa:LBDG_55160), translating into MTVSPPSASTRSRLYTPEEYLALEDQADFRSEYRQGEIIPMAGGTTNHNRIARNVSAELHFASKAQDEFENFIGDVKLWVPQEQLYTYPDVMVVVGEVEYYNNRQDIILNPQVIIEVLSKSTEDYDPCGICEAARLGKFTIYRTIPSFVEYVLINQNRVQIEHFTKQAAKRWSLQDIDADDRELKLESIPFTMSLDEIYRKVNFANAEPSQKDVLNE; encoded by the coding sequence ATGACTGTTTCCCCTCCATCTGCCTCAACTCGATCGCGCCTCTACACACCAGAGGAATACCTTGCGTTGGAAGATCAAGCCGACTTCCGCAGCGAATACCGACAAGGAGAAATTATTCCAATGGCAGGCGGAACAACCAATCACAACCGAATTGCACGAAATGTAAGTGCAGAGCTACATTTTGCCTCAAAGGCGCAAGATGAGTTTGAGAACTTTATTGGTGATGTAAAACTATGGGTTCCTCAAGAGCAGCTTTACACCTATCCAGATGTGATGGTTGTTGTGGGCGAAGTTGAATACTACAACAATCGTCAAGATATTATTTTGAATCCTCAAGTGATTATCGAAGTGTTATCAAAATCGACTGAGGACTACGACCCTTGCGGTATCTGCGAAGCAGCGCGCTTAGGCAAATTCACCATTTATCGCACGATTCCCAGTTTTGTTGAGTACGTTCTAATTAATCAAAACCGAGTTCAGATTGAGCATTTCACAAAGCAAGCCGCGAAACGTTGGTCGCTTCAAGATATCGATGCAGACGATCGAGAACTGAAACTTGAAAGCATTCCCTTCACAATGAGTTTGGATGAGATCTATCGAAAAGTGAACTTCGCGAACGCTGAACCAAGTCAGAAAGATGTCTTGAACGAGTAA